One stretch of Planococcus sp. PAMC 21323 DNA includes these proteins:
- a CDS encoding YihY/virulence factor BrkB family protein, with protein MIKAMGFVKELGNEFKKDNATTLAAAQAYYYLLAIVPLLILLLAILPYLQIDPDRAIEFIGTVLPGEVANTFQDTIVSVVTTPSGGLLTFGILGTLWSASNALTAFINATNQAYGIEETRSFIKLKATAIGLTLGMLVAVIIALVLPIFGGTIIEIIKSTLSLPEQTEIIFQVLRWAISVAVMSLVLALMYKFAPNKNFPFKEVIVGAVIATVLWQVVSFGFSIYVSNFGSYSATYGSLGGLIVLMLWFFLTGLILVIGAEINAILDRRRTAKKTASPDMLANSDVIQKDAKSSMNKY; from the coding sequence ATGATTAAAGCAATGGGATTTGTCAAAGAACTTGGCAATGAATTTAAAAAAGATAACGCAACGACCCTTGCTGCAGCACAAGCTTATTATTATTTATTAGCTATTGTGCCATTATTAATTTTGCTGCTAGCAATTTTGCCTTATCTTCAAATCGATCCAGACCGTGCTATTGAATTTATCGGCACCGTTTTACCAGGAGAAGTGGCTAATACATTTCAAGACACTATTGTTAGTGTCGTCACAACGCCATCAGGCGGCTTGTTGACATTTGGTATTCTCGGTACGCTGTGGTCTGCATCTAATGCATTAACAGCATTTATCAATGCTACCAACCAAGCTTATGGAATTGAAGAAACACGTTCTTTCATCAAACTTAAAGCAACAGCAATTGGTTTAACACTCGGCATGCTTGTTGCAGTCATTATTGCACTTGTACTACCAATCTTCGGGGGCACAATTATCGAAATCATCAAGTCGACATTAAGTCTCCCTGAGCAAACTGAGATTATTTTCCAAGTTCTCCGTTGGGCTATTTCTGTCGCAGTTATGAGTTTGGTTTTAGCTTTGATGTATAAATTTGCACCTAACAAAAACTTCCCATTTAAAGAAGTAATCGTTGGAGCAGTAATCGCAACCGTTTTATGGCAAGTTGTTTCATTTGGTTTCTCGATTTACGTCTCTAACTTCGGTAGTTATTCTGCTACTTATGGAAGTTTAGGGGGACTCATTGTATTAATGTTGTGGTTCTTCTTAACTGGCTTGATTTTGGTCATTGGCGCAGAAATAAATGCAATTTTGGACAGACGCAGAACGGCGAAAAAAACCGCGTCGCCTGATATGCTTGCAAATAGTGATGTTATACAGAAAGATGCAAAATCATCTATGAATAAGTATTAA
- a CDS encoding dipeptidase, with translation MKIFDTHCDALLKLQMAKRNALFNGELLDFQHAKELDTNFERLQAGGVKVQFFAVFIHPDFPSDEKWQHALEQIDLFYSEILGKNPLMKHIKSWKDIDSLKADEVGAVLTLEGADAFGNDLVKLRQLYRLGVLSIGLTWNNANLCADGVGDPRGAGLTVLGKKVVRLNNEHHVFTDVSHLSLNGFWDVMELAKYPIASHSNARALCDHPRNLNDEQIKAMFDKNGMIDVVFCPQFINKDSEQATISDLIRHVDHFCSLGGIKNIGIGSDFDGISAYITDLNHAAEFPNLINELQKHYSEAEVEGFAYRNFLEHRPGI, from the coding sequence ATGAAGATTTTCGATACACATTGCGATGCATTGTTGAAACTACAGATGGCAAAGCGCAATGCATTATTCAATGGAGAATTATTAGATTTTCAACACGCAAAAGAACTGGATACTAATTTTGAACGATTGCAAGCTGGGGGCGTAAAAGTACAATTTTTTGCTGTTTTTATTCATCCAGATTTTCCTTCTGATGAAAAATGGCAACATGCTCTTGAGCAAATAGACTTGTTCTATAGTGAAATACTTGGGAAGAATCCATTGATGAAGCATATTAAAAGTTGGAAAGACATTGATTCATTAAAGGCTGATGAGGTTGGCGCCGTGTTGACGCTAGAAGGTGCAGATGCGTTTGGCAACGACTTAGTGAAGTTGCGTCAGCTTTATCGCTTAGGGGTGCTATCTATTGGTTTGACATGGAATAACGCGAACCTTTGCGCAGATGGTGTTGGAGATCCAAGAGGTGCGGGATTAACCGTTCTCGGAAAAAAAGTAGTTAGACTTAATAATGAACACCATGTCTTCACAGACGTTTCTCATTTGTCGTTAAATGGATTTTGGGATGTCATGGAGTTAGCAAAATACCCAATTGCTAGTCATTCCAACGCACGTGCGCTTTGCGACCATCCACGAAACCTCAATGATGAGCAAATAAAAGCGATGTTCGACAAAAATGGCATGATTGATGTCGTGTTTTGTCCACAATTTATTAATAAAGACAGTGAACAAGCAACCATATCAGATTTAATCCGTCATGTGGATCATTTTTGTTCACTTGGAGGCATCAAAAACATTGGCATCGGATCAGATTTTGATGGGATTTCTGCATATATTACAGACCTCAATCATGCAGCAGAATTTCCAAATCTGATCAATGAATTACAAAAGCATTATTCAGAAGCTGAAGTAGAAGGCTTTGCTTACCGCAATTTTTTGGAACACCGACCTGGAATATAA
- a CDS encoding gamma-glutamyl-gamma-aminobutyrate hydrolase family protein has product MKPIIGVTASLELGRDYYGIELADTEAIFAAGGLPVMLPHLVEEADLDEIAEHIDGLFLAGGYDIDPTLFDEEPHPNLGVIIPSRDAFELALAKKVMAMNKPILGVCRGAQILNIAVGGDMYQDITMQVKDDLLQHQQKAPKFHGSHFIDITEGSLLNRLTGKMRIKVNSRHHQANRLVPAPFVVSGKASDGMVEAIESTQHHFILGVQWHPENMARAGDSASLQIFSGFVEACKEEGDE; this is encoded by the coding sequence ATGAAACCGATTATTGGTGTTACGGCGTCGCTTGAATTAGGGCGCGACTACTACGGGATTGAACTTGCGGATACAGAAGCTATATTCGCTGCTGGAGGTTTGCCGGTCATGCTTCCACATCTAGTTGAAGAAGCAGATTTAGATGAAATTGCTGAACATATTGATGGGTTATTTTTAGCAGGGGGCTATGATATCGATCCAACTTTATTTGACGAAGAGCCACATCCAAATCTCGGAGTCATTATTCCATCACGTGATGCATTTGAATTAGCTTTAGCTAAAAAAGTAATGGCTATGAACAAACCTATTTTAGGAGTTTGTCGAGGAGCACAGATTTTGAATATCGCTGTAGGTGGCGATATGTACCAAGATATTACGATGCAAGTAAAAGACGACTTATTGCAACATCAACAAAAAGCACCAAAATTCCACGGCTCTCATTTTATAGATATAACAGAAGGGTCGCTGCTAAACCGATTAACTGGGAAAATGCGTATTAAAGTGAATAGCCGTCACCATCAAGCCAATCGGCTAGTTCCGGCTCCTTTTGTGGTGAGTGGTAAAGCAAGCGATGGAATGGTTGAAGCCATTGAGAGTACTCAACACCATTTTATATTGGGAGTGCAATGGCATCCTGAAAATATGGCAAGAGCAGGAGATTCAGCATCGCTTCAAATTTTTTCAGGTTTCGTAGAGGCATGTAAAGAAGAGGGAGATGAATAG
- the dacB gene encoding D-alanyl-D-alanine carboxypeptidase/D-alanyl-D-alanine endopeptidase, with the protein MTEKNMVKGFMALLVATVLIIYLTGHENKVDADEEYAALVSEINEILHDERLDGALAGVSIRKADTGEQIYDHFGDTRLIPASNMKLFTAAAAFEMLGEDYRFTTEIHTDGVIKGKMLQGNLYLKGKGDPTLLQEDFEKLAHELKKQGIQKIKGDLIGDDTWYDKVRLSEDITWQDEVYYYGAQVSALTASPNSDYDAGSLIIEVNPGGTVGEEPKVSLTPETDYVSIVNKAKTVTADQEKTVSISREHGTNQIVIEGNMPIDGTRKREWIAVDEPSGYALDLFENALLAEGIEWAGKYSMKMGETPANSTLLLEQQSMTLSELSIPFMKLSNNGHGEVLVKEMGRIVEGEGSWEAGLDVMENVAGTFGVNTDTILLRDGSGMSHVNLIPTNEISQLLFGIRSKEWFNSYVNALPVAGNAERLVGGTLRNRMKETAAQQNVKAKTGSLTAVSALSGYATTKDEESLIFSIIINNDLASVTAIEDAIALAIAEYSEE; encoded by the coding sequence ATGACGGAGAAAAACATGGTGAAAGGCTTTATGGCTTTACTTGTAGCGACAGTACTAATAATTTATCTCACAGGCCACGAAAATAAAGTAGATGCAGACGAGGAATATGCTGCGTTAGTAAGTGAAATCAATGAAATTTTGCATGATGAACGACTAGATGGTGCGCTAGCAGGAGTTAGTATTAGAAAAGCAGATACAGGTGAACAAATTTACGATCATTTCGGAGACACTCGATTAATTCCTGCTTCGAACATGAAGTTGTTTACTGCTGCCGCTGCTTTTGAAATGCTAGGAGAAGACTATCGCTTTACGACAGAAATACATACGGACGGTGTTATAAAAGGTAAAATGCTTCAAGGTAATCTTTATTTGAAAGGAAAAGGAGATCCAACCTTACTACAAGAGGATTTCGAAAAACTTGCACACGAACTCAAAAAACAAGGAATCCAAAAGATTAAAGGAGATTTGATTGGGGATGATACTTGGTATGATAAGGTACGTTTGTCCGAAGATATTACGTGGCAAGACGAAGTGTATTATTATGGAGCTCAAGTATCTGCATTAACTGCATCACCAAATAGCGATTATGATGCAGGGTCTCTAATCATCGAAGTTAATCCAGGAGGTACGGTTGGTGAAGAACCGAAAGTATCATTAACACCTGAGACCGATTATGTATCGATTGTTAATAAAGCAAAAACAGTTACAGCCGATCAGGAAAAGACGGTTTCGATTAGCCGTGAGCATGGAACTAATCAGATTGTTATAGAAGGCAATATGCCGATAGATGGCACGCGGAAAAGAGAATGGATTGCTGTTGATGAACCTTCAGGTTATGCACTCGACTTGTTCGAAAATGCTTTATTAGCAGAAGGGATTGAGTGGGCTGGGAAGTATTCGATGAAAATGGGAGAAACTCCTGCAAACAGTACGTTATTGTTAGAGCAGCAATCAATGACGCTCTCAGAATTATCAATTCCCTTTATGAAGCTCAGTAATAACGGGCATGGCGAAGTGCTAGTTAAAGAAATGGGTCGTATTGTAGAAGGTGAAGGAAGTTGGGAAGCAGGACTGGACGTGATGGAAAATGTAGCCGGAACATTTGGCGTTAATACCGACACCATTTTACTTCGCGACGGCTCAGGTATGTCTCACGTTAACCTAATTCCAACAAACGAAATCTCGCAATTATTGTTCGGAATTCGCTCAAAAGAATGGTTTAATAGCTATGTCAATGCGCTCCCTGTTGCTGGAAATGCGGAACGGTTAGTTGGAGGTACTCTACGTAATCGCATGAAAGAAACAGCGGCGCAACAAAATGTTAAAGCAAAAACAGGTAGTTTGACTGCCGTATCTGCTTTGTCAGGGTACGCAACAACTAAAGACGAAGAATCATTAATTTTTTCCATTATAATCAATAATGATTTAGCCTCTGTTACAGCAATCGAGGATGCCATTGCACTAGCAATCGCAGAATATAGTGAAGAATAG
- the rbsB gene encoding ribose ABC transporter substrate-binding protein RbsB — translation MKKMQLVFMLMVMMILAACSMDAPGSSSEEEKGEDEKASGDYTIGFSISTLNNPFFVTLNEGAETKAQELGATLTVVDAQDNASKQASDVEDLIQQGVDLIMINPVDSEAVAAAVESANAANIPVITVDRSAAGGEVVSHIASDNVAGGEMAAEHMISIVGEGAKVAELEGVPGSSAARERGEGFNNVADGTLDVVAKQTANFNRAEGLSVMENLLQANPDITGVFAHNDEMALGALEAIEASGKDIAVVGFDATDDAVKAVEDGRLDGTVAQKPGMIGEMAVEAAVQSLAGEEVEASIPVELELIK, via the coding sequence ATGAAAAAAATGCAATTGGTGTTCATGTTAATGGTTATGATGATTTTGGCAGCTTGTTCAATGGATGCTCCAGGATCAAGTTCTGAAGAAGAAAAAGGTGAAGACGAAAAAGCTAGCGGGGATTACACAATCGGTTTTTCTATCTCAACTTTAAACAACCCATTCTTCGTTACATTGAATGAAGGTGCTGAAACTAAAGCACAAGAATTAGGAGCTACTTTGACAGTAGTAGATGCACAAGACAACGCTTCAAAACAAGCAAGTGATGTAGAAGACTTAATCCAGCAAGGCGTAGATTTAATTATGATCAACCCAGTAGATTCTGAAGCAGTTGCGGCTGCAGTAGAATCTGCAAACGCAGCAAACATTCCTGTTATTACGGTTGACCGTAGTGCGGCAGGTGGCGAAGTCGTTTCTCACATCGCATCAGATAATGTTGCAGGTGGCGAAATGGCGGCAGAGCATATGATTTCAATCGTAGGTGAAGGCGCTAAAGTGGCAGAACTTGAAGGCGTTCCAGGATCTTCAGCTGCACGTGAACGTGGTGAAGGCTTTAATAATGTAGCTGATGGAACTTTGGATGTGGTTGCAAAACAAACAGCAAACTTCAACCGTGCAGAAGGATTATCGGTTATGGAAAACCTTCTTCAAGCAAACCCTGACATTACGGGAGTATTTGCTCACAACGATGAAATGGCTTTAGGAGCTCTTGAAGCGATTGAAGCTTCAGGAAAAGATATTGCTGTAGTAGGATTTGATGCAACAGACGATGCAGTGAAAGCTGTAGAAGATGGCCGTCTTGACGGTACAGTTGCACAAAAGCCTGGAATGATCGGTGAAATGGCTGTAGAAGCAGCTGTTCAATCATTAGCTGGCGAAGAAGTTGAAGCATCAATTCCAGTTGAGTTGGAATTGATTAAATAA
- a CDS encoding ABC transporter permease subunit, whose translation MQIKTSNQSVLQKIAPFIGLFLIMSIITILNPDFLSVSNLMNVLRQVSINALIAFGMTFVILTGGIDLSVGSTLALTGAVTAGLMASGVDPIFAMLLGLLLGAVLGAINGIIIAKGKVAPFIATLATMTIYRGLTLVYTDGRPISGLGDSLTFQMLGKGYFLGVPIPVVTMIISFAILYFILKKTTFGRRVYAVGGNEEASILSGINADRIKIYVYSLLGLLAAVASLILTSRLNSAQPTAGEMFELDAIAAVVLGGTSLTGGRGWIVGTLIGALIIGVLNNGLNLIGVTSFFQQVVKGAVILLAVLLDRKKTA comes from the coding sequence TTGCAGATAAAGACTAGTAATCAATCCGTACTTCAAAAAATAGCACCATTTATCGGCTTATTTCTTATAATGTCGATTATTACGATTTTAAATCCAGATTTTTTATCTGTTTCTAACTTAATGAACGTACTTCGGCAAGTGTCCATTAACGCATTGATTGCTTTCGGAATGACTTTTGTTATTTTGACAGGCGGCATCGATTTATCAGTAGGTTCAACTTTAGCGTTAACAGGTGCTGTGACGGCAGGGTTAATGGCTAGTGGTGTAGATCCAATTTTTGCTATGCTACTTGGATTATTACTCGGAGCTGTTCTCGGAGCGATTAACGGAATCATTATCGCGAAAGGAAAAGTGGCGCCGTTTATTGCAACATTAGCAACAATGACCATTTATCGTGGACTAACGCTTGTTTATACAGATGGTCGACCAATTTCGGGATTGGGTGATAGCTTAACTTTCCAAATGCTCGGTAAAGGTTATTTCCTTGGAGTTCCGATTCCAGTTGTCACAATGATTATTAGTTTTGCGATTTTGTATTTCATTTTGAAAAAGACAACTTTTGGCCGTCGTGTTTATGCAGTAGGGGGCAATGAAGAAGCGTCGATTTTATCAGGAATTAACGCGGACCGTATTAAAATTTATGTTTACTCGTTGCTTGGGTTGTTAGCAGCAGTGGCTTCATTGATTTTGACATCGCGTTTAAATTCAGCACAACCAACTGCAGGCGAGATGTTTGAACTTGATGCAATCGCTGCTGTCGTACTTGGTGGTACAAGCCTAACCGGCGGACGCGGTTGGATTGTTGGTACATTAATTGGTGCTTTAATTATCGGGGTACTGAATAATGGATTAAATTTAATTGGGGTTACCTCCTTCTTCCAACAAGTGGTGAAGGGTGCAGTCATATTATTAGCGGTTCTTCTGGACCGTAAAAAAACAGCATAA
- a CDS encoding sugar ABC transporter ATP-binding protein, translating to MIKMTDISKSFSGNKVLNNVHFTLEKGEIHALMGENGAGKSTLMKVMSGIYTRDSGTIEVKGEKVHFTSPKQAEKAGIAVIHQELNILPHLSISDNLFLGREETFGRTGILKNKQMEKKTRQILLDLGLDINPTDPASSLSVGKQQIVEIAKALSVEAEVIIMDEPTAALTDREIDSLFKTIRELQKRGVSFIYISHRMEEIFSLCDRITILRDGEFVGERKISETSFDEVVQMMVGRELGERYPERNSAIGDIKLSVKDLNRKGCFENVSFELRKGEVLSIAGLMGAGRTEVAQSLFGYKKLDGGTIEFDGKKVKIDTPKKAKEMGIGYVTEDRKSEGLVVDFSVEENVSMTNYAAISKNGLISKDKERKLYESMVQRLGIRTSGPDQAAKSLSGGNQQKVVIAKWLGIKPELLILDEPTRGVDVGAKKEIYSIINELAERGVAILMISSELPEVLGMADRVLVMHEGKITADIPKHEMTQERIMHFATGGGKLADKD from the coding sequence ATGATAAAAATGACGGATATCTCCAAATCGTTCAGTGGCAATAAAGTCTTGAATAATGTCCACTTCACTTTGGAAAAAGGCGAAATTCATGCCCTAATGGGTGAAAATGGTGCAGGCAAGTCAACGTTGATGAAAGTCATGTCCGGAATTTATACACGGGATTCAGGAACCATCGAAGTAAAAGGAGAAAAAGTTCATTTCACTTCTCCAAAACAAGCGGAAAAAGCAGGCATCGCCGTCATCCATCAGGAATTGAATATCTTGCCGCATCTTTCCATTTCGGACAATTTATTTCTTGGTCGGGAAGAAACATTTGGTCGCACAGGTATTTTGAAAAACAAACAAATGGAAAAAAAGACCCGTCAAATTCTATTAGATCTTGGACTAGATATCAATCCAACAGATCCTGCTAGTTCCTTGTCAGTCGGAAAACAACAGATTGTCGAAATTGCGAAAGCATTATCTGTGGAGGCAGAAGTCATTATCATGGATGAACCCACTGCGGCACTAACAGATCGCGAAATTGATAGCTTATTTAAAACCATTCGTGAACTTCAAAAGCGTGGTGTTTCGTTTATTTATATCTCTCACAGGATGGAAGAGATTTTCTCGTTATGTGACCGAATTACGATTTTACGTGATGGTGAGTTTGTAGGGGAACGGAAGATTAGTGAAACTTCTTTTGATGAAGTGGTTCAAATGATGGTTGGTCGTGAACTTGGTGAGCGCTATCCTGAACGCAATTCTGCAATAGGCGATATTAAACTTTCTGTTAAAGATTTGAATCGAAAAGGTTGTTTTGAGAACGTTTCATTCGAGCTTCGAAAAGGAGAAGTGTTGTCGATTGCCGGTTTAATGGGAGCAGGACGCACAGAAGTCGCACAATCACTTTTTGGTTACAAAAAGCTCGATGGAGGCACCATTGAATTTGATGGCAAGAAAGTCAAAATCGATACACCGAAAAAAGCGAAAGAAATGGGCATCGGTTATGTAACAGAAGATCGCAAGTCAGAAGGACTCGTTGTCGACTTTTCAGTAGAAGAAAACGTCAGCATGACGAATTATGCAGCCATTTCAAAAAATGGTCTAATTTCTAAAGATAAAGAGCGAAAGCTTTATGAGTCGATGGTTCAACGTCTTGGAATTCGAACATCGGGACCTGATCAAGCTGCAAAATCGTTAAGTGGTGGGAATCAGCAGAAAGTAGTTATTGCAAAATGGCTCGGTATTAAACCGGAATTGCTTATTTTGGATGAGCCAACACGTGGCGTCGATGTGGGAGCAAAAAAAGAAATTTATTCGATTATTAATGAATTAGCCGAAAGAGGAGTCGCCATCTTAATGATTTCTTCGGAATTGCCAGAAGTTCTGGGTATGGCGGATCGCGTATTAGTTATGCACGAAGGGAAAATAACTGCAGATATACCAAAACATGAGATGACACAAGAACGAATTATGCATTTTGCTACAGGAGGTGGAAAACTTGCAGATAAAGACTAG
- the rbsD gene encoding D-ribose pyranase: protein MKKHGMINRDIAAALAQFGHTDLLVIADCGLPIPQGVSCVDLSYQVGDPAFLTILDAVLADFEAEAAFIAQEITNHNPHIEQEVMNKITAEYITHEELKDWSKQAKLIIRTGEATPYANIVLRSGVIF from the coding sequence ATGAAGAAACATGGCATGATCAATCGTGACATTGCAGCAGCCTTAGCACAATTTGGTCATACGGATTTACTTGTCATTGCAGATTGTGGTTTGCCAATTCCACAAGGTGTCTCTTGCGTTGATTTATCTTATCAAGTAGGAGATCCTGCTTTTTTAACAATACTAGATGCAGTGTTAGCGGACTTTGAAGCAGAGGCGGCGTTTATTGCCCAGGAAATAACAAATCATAACCCCCATATAGAACAAGAAGTTATGAACAAAATAACAGCTGAGTATATTACCCATGAAGAACTAAAAGACTGGAGCAAACAAGCGAAATTAATCATCCGCACAGGCGAAGCAACACCATACGCTAACATTGTTCTTCGTTCTGGCGTTATTTTTTAA
- the rbsK gene encoding ribokinase, giving the protein MITVVGSINMDLVVKTDNFPKQGETTLGNLYTTVSGGKGANQAVAAARLGSAVQMIGAVGQDAFGTELLAGLKDEGVLIEQVKRTDGTSGIANILLSEGDNRIIVVPGANHSVTTEEIDALADQLAASKLVVLQLEMPIPVVQRTLEICHQHGVPSILNPAPASGFTPEMLPFCTYLTPNETEAEEIFGKNWEQALVEYPNRLVVTLGQKGAQFHDGEKHVLVEGFPTKAVDTTGAGDTFNGALATALVEGQDFESAVRFANAAASLSVEKFGAQGGMPKRTAVLERMAGERI; this is encoded by the coding sequence ATGATTACAGTAGTAGGCAGTATCAACATGGATTTAGTTGTTAAGACGGATAACTTCCCAAAACAAGGTGAAACCACTTTAGGAAACCTGTATACGACAGTATCAGGCGGTAAAGGAGCGAACCAAGCTGTTGCAGCTGCAAGATTAGGTAGCGCAGTTCAAATGATTGGAGCAGTTGGACAAGATGCTTTTGGAACCGAGCTTTTAGCAGGTTTGAAAGATGAAGGTGTTTTAATTGAACAAGTCAAACGAACAGATGGCACAAGTGGAATTGCTAACATTCTTTTATCAGAAGGCGATAATCGCATTATTGTAGTCCCGGGAGCAAATCATAGCGTGACAACTGAAGAAATAGACGCATTAGCTGATCAACTAGCAGCAAGTAAACTAGTCGTGCTGCAATTGGAAATGCCGATACCGGTCGTTCAACGAACTTTGGAAATTTGTCATCAACATGGGGTGCCCAGCATTTTAAATCCGGCACCTGCAAGTGGATTCACGCCGGAGATGCTGCCTTTTTGCACATATTTAACACCTAATGAGACAGAAGCAGAAGAAATCTTCGGTAAGAATTGGGAACAAGCTTTAGTAGAGTATCCCAATCGACTTGTCGTAACGCTTGGTCAAAAAGGTGCACAATTTCATGACGGAGAAAAGCATGTGTTAGTTGAAGGTTTTCCAACCAAAGCGGTTGATACAACTGGAGCTGGAGATACATTTAACGGAGCACTAGCCACAGCATTAGTAGAAGGGCAAGATTTTGAATCGGCTGTGCGTTTTGCGAATGCGGCAGCTTCACTATCCGTTGAAAAGTTTGGCGCGCAAGGTGGTATGCCAAAGCGTACGGCTGTTTTAGAACGAATGGCAGGTGAGCGTATATGA
- a CDS encoding LacI family DNA-binding transcriptional regulator: MTTIKDVAKKAGVSVATVSRFLNNSGYVSAEAAKAVTTAVEELKYELNPIARSLNTKKSNLIGLILPDITNPFFPELARAVEDVALTYGYTVVLCNSDENPEKEKNYIETLKKKYIAGFIVTSNQLDAPHYANANVPIVALDRAINEKIPTVSSNNKEGAIMGTNALLERGCQNILFLRGPAELNPANDRYEGFMDAIQQSNVKYQVVTCPFHFAESQKIVEQVLKENPEIDGIFASSDVSAAGALKAASLVGTHVPNELQIIGFDGVAMGEMLSPGLTTIAQDVYKMGAIATRVLIKRIENKPIEQNFYEVPVKLIVRGTTRSVVE, from the coding sequence ATGACTACTATTAAAGATGTAGCAAAAAAAGCAGGAGTTTCAGTAGCTACAGTTTCTAGATTCTTAAATAACAGCGGATACGTTAGTGCAGAAGCTGCTAAAGCAGTAACAACTGCGGTAGAAGAACTAAAATACGAGTTAAATCCGATTGCACGTTCGTTGAACACGAAAAAATCCAATTTAATTGGATTAATTTTACCAGACATCACCAATCCATTTTTCCCAGAACTTGCGCGAGCAGTTGAAGATGTTGCTTTAACCTACGGATACACAGTGGTGTTATGTAACTCAGATGAAAATCCAGAAAAAGAAAAAAATTATATCGAAACCTTAAAGAAAAAATACATTGCTGGTTTTATCGTTACATCTAACCAATTAGATGCGCCACATTACGCCAATGCCAACGTGCCAATTGTGGCACTTGACCGAGCGATTAATGAAAAAATACCAACCGTTTCTTCTAATAATAAAGAAGGGGCCATCATGGGAACCAATGCATTGCTAGAAAGAGGATGTCAAAACATTCTTTTTCTGAGAGGTCCAGCAGAGTTGAATCCAGCAAACGATCGGTACGAAGGATTTATGGACGCGATTCAACAGTCAAACGTCAAATATCAGGTTGTAACGTGTCCATTTCATTTTGCCGAATCTCAAAAAATTGTAGAGCAAGTATTAAAAGAAAATCCGGAAATCGATGGAATTTTTGCTAGTAGTGATGTGTCGGCAGCTGGTGCATTAAAAGCAGCTAGTTTAGTTGGAACTCATGTACCAAACGAATTACAGATTATTGGATTTGACGGCGTGGCTATGGGGGAGATGTTATCACCCGGATTGACCACTATTGCACAGGATGTTTATAAAATGGGTGCCATTGCGACACGTGTTTTGATCAAGCGCATTGAAAATAAACCGATTGAACAGAATTTTTATGAAGTTCCCGTGAAATTAATTGTTCGTGGAACAACAAGGAGCGTAGTGGAATGA